CAGACTAAGGCAGGAATACAAAACCAATATGATCAAGGTTTATTAAATGAAGGgcccttaaagaaattttagAGGCTGATGTAATCAGGGTAGCCACCCCACGTTTTATTTCTGCTAAGGGGACTAGGTAAGCTGACTCGTTTGTTCCATAAACAAAAGACAGCAATGTAGCTAACTTGAACATCCTCATTCCCAAAGGACCAGTGCAGAAATTAAACTACAAACCATATCAATCAGTAAAAACTCTGAACCTTTTAACTTATACCAGAGAAGCAtaacaagaaagagaaacacGAGTAAACTAGGAGAGATCTAAGCTATCATTCATTATAGGTGCGATATACATCAGGAATCTCCAAACAAAACATATGCAAAAAGCTTCAACCAACCCCTAccaaaagaagagagagagagagagataacaCCTAGGCGCCATCCTCTATTCTGGAAATCATTTGCTGTGCCAACAGTTTATCGATGATCATTTTAAGTGCAGAGGCACTCACCCGACATTTATCGTCGGAAAAGCACGATCTTCCTTCTTCAGCTGCTTTGCATAGCTGAGGATCCAGTGGAACCTTTCCAAGAAAAGGGATGCCCATCTCACTGCACATTCTACCAGCTCCTCCAGCACTACTATCGAATATTTCAGTGTAAGCGACAACATCCAGCATTTCTGGGGCTTTCTCCTTCATATATGATAGGATCCACTCAGTCATATCCTTTTGTTCACCTGTTTCTGTTGTCCTCATGAATCTGAACACCGACAATGGTTGACACAGACCACTCATGTTTTCAACAACACCAAGAACCTTTAGGCCGACTTTCTTGCAGAAACTCACTTCTTTTCTGACGTCTATTAGAGATACCTGTTGTGGAGTAGTGACTACAATAGCACCATCTATTCCAGTCGCTTGAAGAAATTGAACAATTGAGATGTGCTCATCCGAGGTTCCAGGTGGAGCATCAATCACAAGAAAATCAAGCTCCCCCCAATAAACGTCCTTTAAGAACTGCTTGATTAGGCCATTCTTGCGGGGACCTCTCCATATGACGGCCTCATCTGGGTTGGGAAGCATAAATCCAATTGACATGACCCCAAGGTTAGACTCAACATAAACAGGAGACCATCCAAGATTACTTTGGTGAATCTCTTGTCCTTCAAGGCCAAGCATCTTTGGGATGCTTGGTCCACAAATATCTATATCAAGTAGACCCACTTGAAAATCCATAGCTGCTAGTGAATAAGAAAGTTGAGCTGAGAATGTACTCTTGCCCACACCACCCTTGCCAGATAAAACCAGTATCTTGTGCTTTACAGTAGCCATTCGCTCTACTATGGTAACCAAATCTGCAAcagaaatcaagaagaaataaaCCAGTAAATAAATGTTCCTTGCCTCATAAGAGCAATGATCGAGCAGAACTATACAAAAGCTGCAGGAAACTAGGAAAGGCAAGCTTGAAAAATTTTCTGCCATACAGCACTCAGATGAAAAATGATTCATATGAACCTCTAATGAAAATTGAGATCCAGTTAAAAATGAGATCCACATTTTCCAGAAGCTAGTACATGGCAGAAATATCTGTTTTAGATGATGCTTGCatcagaagaaaaaattggaagCATGCCAATTTCCTACCAGTAAAACTTGACAGTTTCAATTTATCTCAAGACCACCCAACTCCTGGTTTCTCAAACTTTTCATTAATTGTTGGTACTTCATGCCAACAGAAGAAAATGCATCAAGTCATCAATATTTTCAACCCTCAAAAGCAGTAAAATACACAGACTCATGCAAATATAGTAAAATAAGAGTTCACATTGATCCATTTTGAAAAAGGGGGGGGGGACCCACACTAACTGCGAGCTCAGCACAGCCAAGAATACATCAGCTAATGTTGGAGTTCAACCTTAGACGGAATCATGAACCCAAGAACTTAATTACCAGAACACAAAATAACAAGACAGTAGTTAAAGTACTTTAgaagaaaatattcttttcttGACTCCAAATGCCTCAATTTAATAACTATTCATTTCCAGTGACAAACTACAGATAATTTCACTAAAATCTCAATTCCAATGTCCCTAGTTTGATGATTGAATATGTTCCATTCTCATGCAATTCATCATTACTACCACCTAAGGCAAGTTTTCCGCAAGAAGCAGTTGGAATTCAACATGTCAGgttataaaaattttgccctgACATTTTTTCCCATTAGTAGACATGCCCATTTTCACAGGTGGAGAATCAAGTTGAGCATATCACAATCTCACATATTTAAGGATCTAGCTATTTGAAAGCTAGATATCATGCATTCTGAAGGATTAACAAAAAGCATAAATTCATTGGCAATAACAGCAGTTTTATGAAAACACTTAAAAGAATCAAGATGCAATATGAAAGAGAGAGAAGATTCAACACCAATTAGaagtatttataagaaaagcaGCTGGAGTGGCGAAAGCTATTGCAAATGAATATGATTAACAAAAGCATGGCACATCCCATTGACTTTGGTTACTGCCTTCTGTTTTATATCAGTTCATTCTTTTGGGGGGAGTGCAGCAAGTAAAATCTTCAACTTAAGCAATACAAGAAAACTTTACAGGAGGTCCAGAATGTGTGAATGCTACGTGTGAGACACACACCACTACCTAATGGCTTCCTTTTTCTCAGAAACAATCGCAACAGATAAATCCGGCATAGTATGTTCAGTTTTGACATATGACAAATTCCTATCTAAAGCGTCTTTCCATCAAGTTAACAACACACAGTCATGAGCTGCAAAATTGTTTATGACATATGAAAACACCATTCAAGTAGCACCAATCAGAACAAGTACAGTACtgaattgtttctttttttttaaaaaaaaaaaaagcaaattaaAAACCACAAGATCATGTGGCTAACATCAAGTGATCCAGATTGGGCTTCATCTAGCCTACCTGTAGTATTCGAGAAATTCAAGTTAGTTAAGTTACCTAACAGCATTTAACTCCAATACTATATCTCACTTACTTTGAGAGTGTGATCTTGAATACGTTCTAGGGATGCTTGGCTTAACTGAACACATCAAGCTAATCTTGAATACATTCTAGGGATGCTTGGCTTAACTGAACATATCGAGCTATCAGTCAAGCTCTAGTACAGCGTTGGAGAAATGTTATTAGAACGATTCAATCCCATTTTGCTAAACTTTACCCAACATTTGTCTGCCAATATTAACAGAGGTAGCCGCAAAAACATATTTCAGTAAAAACTACCCGTGTACAAACTACTCAAATTATTCTAAATTGGAAATTTGGCTTTTCAACAACCAAATCCCGTTTAATCCTCTGCTTATTCTCACCATCTTCTGAAATTTAAGAGGTTTAACAGTACATGACatatcaa
The Coffea eugenioides isolate CCC68of unplaced genomic scaffold, Ceug_1.0 ScVebR1_1980;HRSCAF=2926, whole genome shotgun sequence genome window above contains:
- the LOC113756104 gene encoding cytosolic Fe-S cluster assembly factor NBP35-like; this encodes MENGDYKDVPENANEHCPGTQSESAGKSDACKGCPNQEACATAPKGPDPDLVTIVERMATVKHKILVLSGKGGVGKSTFSAQLSYSLAAMDFQVGLLDIDICGPSIPKMLGLEGQEIHQSNLGWSPVYVESNLGVMSIGFMLPNPDEAVIWRGPRKNGLIKQFLKDVYWGELDFLVIDAPPGTSDEHISIVQFLQATGIDGAIVVTTPQQVSLIDVRKEVSFCKKVGLKVLGVVENMSGLCQPLSVFRFMRTTETGEQKDMTEWILSYMKEKAPEMLDVVAYTEIFDSSAGGAGRMCSEMGIPFLGKVPLDPQLCKAAEEGRSCFSDDKCRVSASALKMIIDKLLAQQMISRIEDGA